From a region of the Hymenobacter jejuensis genome:
- the nuoG gene encoding NADH-quinone oxidoreductase subunit NuoG encodes MATIYIENKPYEVSAGKNLLEVCLALGFDLPYFCWHPAMGSVGACRQCAVKIFKDESDTRGKLFMSCMESVRDGLRLSISDAEAKEFRAHVIGWLMTNHPHDCAVCDEGGSCHLQDMTVMTGHNYRQYRFDKRTYRNQYLGPFLNHEMNRCIQCFRCVRFYKDYAGGKDLDVFAAHNHLYFGRSEDGVLESEFSGNLAEVCPTGVFTDKTLKQHYTRKWDLTMAPSVCHHCSLGCNITAGERYGSLRNITNRYNGEVNGYFLCDRGRFGYEFVNSANRIRKPLLRNQLPEATDKQTALQATAAAIKQGRVIGIGSPRASLESNFALKTLVGEDNFHDGVSDAEHDLICLALRILREGPARSTSLREVEQADAVFILGEDLTNTAPMLALAVRQSVRQQPIAEEVPKAKFPVWQDAAVRELLQNERGPLFSATLDHTKLDEIATQTYFASPDDIARLGFAVAHLIYPDAAEVGGLPQELQTLAQQIADALMAAKKPLVISGTSSGSEAMLNAAANIAAALVAREKAAGIVLTLPECNSLGLTMLGGHRLESAFDAIGNGHADTAIILENDLFRRAPEATVTRFLATCKQVIVLDHLHNPTTEKANILLPAGTFSEADGTLINNEGRAQRFYQVYPTPEDIQESWRWLMELGNALSHKQIAHWRAFDDVLRAITTAQPELAGIEEITPHADFRIAGQRIPREPHRYSGRTAMRANLNVSEPKPPEDPDSAMSYTMEGYRGEPPASMIPFFWAPGWNSIQSTNKYQQEIGGHLHGGDPGVRLIEPAAQAAEAFFASAPEEFQPLAGHLLLLPVHHTFGSEELSMHAPGIHERAPSPYVVLNADDALAMKLAVGEPLEFNVSGQAYRLPVRISPDFPSGTAGLPVGLPGVPYAELPAWAILNSDLQWKQQAQVTY; translated from the coding sequence ATGGCAACCATCTATATAGAGAACAAGCCTTACGAGGTGAGCGCGGGCAAAAACCTGCTGGAAGTCTGCCTCGCGCTGGGCTTCGACCTGCCCTACTTTTGCTGGCACCCCGCCATGGGCTCGGTGGGGGCCTGCCGGCAGTGCGCCGTGAAGATTTTCAAGGACGAGAGCGACACCCGGGGCAAGCTGTTCATGTCGTGCATGGAATCGGTACGCGACGGGCTGCGCCTGTCCATTTCGGACGCGGAAGCCAAGGAATTCCGCGCCCACGTCATCGGCTGGCTCATGACCAATCACCCCCACGATTGCGCCGTCTGCGACGAGGGCGGCTCCTGCCACCTCCAGGACATGACCGTGATGACCGGCCACAACTACCGCCAGTATCGGTTCGACAAGCGCACTTACCGCAACCAGTACCTCGGGCCGTTTCTGAACCACGAAATGAACCGCTGCATCCAGTGTTTTCGGTGCGTGCGCTTCTATAAAGACTATGCCGGCGGCAAAGACCTGGACGTGTTTGCCGCCCACAACCACCTCTACTTTGGCCGCAGCGAAGACGGCGTGCTGGAAAGCGAGTTCAGCGGCAACCTCGCCGAAGTGTGCCCCACCGGCGTCTTCACCGACAAAACCCTCAAGCAGCACTACACCCGCAAATGGGACCTCACGATGGCCCCGTCGGTGTGCCACCATTGCAGTCTGGGCTGCAACATCACGGCCGGCGAGCGCTACGGCTCGCTGCGCAACATCACCAACCGCTACAACGGCGAGGTCAACGGCTATTTCCTCTGCGATCGGGGCCGCTTCGGGTATGAGTTTGTGAACAGCGCCAACCGAATTCGCAAACCCTTGCTACGCAATCAGTTACCGGAAGCCACGGATAAACAGACCGCGCTACAGGCCACGGCCGCCGCCATCAAGCAAGGCCGCGTGATCGGGATCGGTTCGCCGCGGGCTTCTCTGGAATCGAATTTTGCCCTGAAAACGCTGGTCGGCGAAGACAACTTCCACGACGGCGTGTCGGATGCCGAGCACGATCTAATCTGTCTCGCCCTGCGCATTCTGCGCGAAGGCCCGGCCCGCAGCACTTCGCTGCGAGAAGTGGAGCAAGCCGACGCCGTATTCATCCTCGGCGAAGACCTGACCAACACGGCCCCCATGCTGGCGCTGGCCGTGCGGCAGTCGGTGCGCCAACAGCCTATTGCCGAGGAAGTTCCGAAAGCCAAATTTCCGGTGTGGCAGGATGCGGCCGTGCGTGAGCTACTGCAAAACGAGCGCGGCCCGCTCTTCAGCGCGACGCTCGACCACACCAAGCTCGACGAAATCGCCACCCAAACCTACTTCGCCTCCCCCGACGACATCGCCCGCCTGGGCTTCGCCGTGGCCCACCTCATTTACCCCGATGCCGCCGAAGTGGGAGGCCTGCCGCAGGAGCTGCAAACGCTGGCCCAACAGATCGCCGATGCCCTGATGGCCGCCAAAAAGCCGCTGGTCATTTCGGGTACTTCCAGCGGCAGCGAAGCCATGCTGAACGCCGCCGCCAACATTGCAGCGGCTTTGGTGGCCCGCGAAAAAGCGGCCGGCATCGTGCTCACGCTGCCCGAATGCAATAGCCTGGGCCTGACCATGTTGGGCGGCCACCGCCTCGAATCGGCGTTCGATGCTATCGGGAACGGCCACGCCGATACGGCGATTATTCTGGAAAACGACCTGTTCCGCCGCGCGCCGGAGGCGACCGTCACCCGTTTTCTGGCCACCTGCAAACAAGTCATCGTGCTCGATCACCTGCACAACCCGACCACCGAAAAAGCCAACATCCTGCTGCCCGCCGGCACGTTTTCCGAAGCCGATGGCACGCTCATCAACAACGAAGGCCGCGCCCAACGCTTTTATCAGGTATATCCCACGCCCGAGGATATTCAGGAAAGTTGGCGCTGGCTGATGGAGTTGGGCAATGCATTGTCGCACAAGCAGATAGCTCATTGGCGGGCATTTGATGATGTGCTGCGGGCCATCACTACCGCACAGCCCGAACTAGCTGGTATTGAGGAGATTACCCCACATGCTGATTTCCGCATTGCGGGGCAAAGAATCCCCCGCGAGCCGCACCGCTACAGCGGCCGCACCGCCATGCGCGCCAACCTCAACGTGAGCGAGCCCAAGCCGCCGGAAGATCCTGATTCGGCCATGTCTTACACCATGGAAGGCTACCGCGGCGAGCCGCCCGCTTCCATGATCCCGTTTTTCTGGGCGCCGGGCTGGAACTCCATTCAGTCGACCAACAAGTACCAGCAGGAAATCGGAGGGCACCTGCACGGCGGCGACCCCGGCGTGCGCCTGATCGAGCCGGCCGCCCAAGCCGCCGAGGCGTTTTTCGCCAGCGCGCCCGAGGAGTTCCAACCGCTGGCCGGGCATCTGCTCCTGCTGCCGGTGCACCATACTTTCGGCTCGGAAGAGCTGAGCATGCACGCGCCCGGCATCCACGAGCGCGCCCCGTCGCCCTACGTGGTGCTCAATGCCGATGATGCGCTGGCTATGAAACTCGCCGTGGGCGAGCCGCTGGAGTTCAACGTCAGCGGCCAGGCCTACCGGCTGCCGGTCCGGATTAGCCCCGATTTCCCGAGCGGCACGGCCGGTTTGCCGGTCGGTTTGCCGGGCGTTCCTTATGCCGAATTACCTGCCTGGGCCATCTTAAACAGCGATTTACAATGGAAACAGCAAGCCCAAGTTACCTACTGA
- the nuoH gene encoding NADH-quinone oxidoreductase subunit NuoH, whose translation METASPSYLLIVGGVLFAVLNVAAGLIWMERRMLALWQDRYGPNRAGPFGLFIVLVDTIKLFFKEDWIPPFADKPVFVLAPAIVVVSVLMGFVIIPFAPGVVVADLNIGLLFFLAMSSMGAYSIILGGWASDNKYALLGAMRGAAQMISYEVFMGLALMGVVLLSGSFNLREIVEAQRGMWYVIPQFVGFVIFLIAGVAETHRLPFDIPEAESELIAGFHSEYSGMKFGMFFIGEYMGITLISCLVVTLYFGGWLGPAFLPPMVWFVLKTFVFISLFILLRASMPRPRYDQLMEYGWKILLPLTLLNLMVTAAIVLINK comes from the coding sequence ATGGAAACAGCAAGCCCAAGTTACCTACTGATTGTCGGCGGGGTGCTGTTCGCGGTGCTCAACGTAGCCGCCGGACTGATCTGGATGGAACGCCGCATGCTGGCGCTCTGGCAGGACCGCTACGGCCCGAACCGCGCGGGGCCATTTGGCCTGTTTATCGTGCTCGTGGACACGATCAAGCTGTTTTTCAAGGAAGACTGGATTCCGCCCTTTGCCGACAAGCCCGTGTTTGTGCTGGCGCCTGCCATCGTGGTGGTGTCGGTGCTGATGGGCTTTGTAATCATCCCGTTTGCCCCCGGCGTGGTGGTCGCCGACCTCAACATCGGGCTGCTGTTTTTCCTGGCTATGTCGTCGATGGGTGCCTACAGCATCATCCTGGGCGGCTGGGCCTCTGACAACAAATACGCCCTGCTGGGCGCCATGCGCGGCGCAGCGCAAATGATTTCCTATGAAGTGTTTATGGGTCTCGCGTTGATGGGCGTGGTGCTGCTCAGCGGCTCGTTCAACCTGCGCGAAATCGTGGAAGCCCAGCGCGGCATGTGGTACGTGATCCCGCAATTCGTGGGTTTTGTCATCTTCCTGATTGCCGGCGTCGCCGAAACCCACCGCCTGCCCTTCGACATCCCGGAGGCAGAAAGCGAGCTGATCGCGGGCTTTCACTCCGAGTATTCGGGCATGAAGTTCGGCATGTTCTTCATCGGCGAATACATGGGCATCACCCTGATTTCCTGCCTCGTCGTGACGCTGTATTTCGGCGGCTGGCTCGGCCCGGCGTTCCTGCCCCCGATGGTGTGGTTCGTGCTCAAAACTTTCGTGTTTATCAGCCTATTCATCCTGCTTCGGGCCTCCATGCCTCGCCCCCGTTACGACCAGCTCATGGAATACGGCTGGAAAATCCTGCTCCCCCTCACGCTGCTGAACCTGATGGTGACGGCAGCTATTGTTTTGATTAACAAATAG
- the nuoI gene encoding NADH-quinone oxidoreductase subunit NuoI, whose amino-acid sequence MFSLLRSMWLTFLHAFHKRETIQYPEEKAPLSTRWRGRIVLTRDPDMGERCVGCYLCAAACPVDCISLQATQDETGRRYPEFFRINFSRCIFCGFCEEACPTYAIQLIPDFEMGEYNRQNLVYEKKDLLINGQGKYPGYNYYRVAGMAIGGKDKGEAENEREPIDIKSLIP is encoded by the coding sequence ATGTTCAGTCTTCTGCGCAGTATGTGGCTTACGTTTCTGCATGCGTTTCACAAGCGCGAAACCATCCAGTACCCCGAAGAGAAAGCGCCGCTTTCGACGCGGTGGCGGGGCCGCATCGTGCTCACGCGCGACCCCGATATGGGCGAACGCTGCGTGGGCTGCTACCTCTGCGCGGCCGCCTGCCCCGTCGATTGCATCTCGCTGCAAGCCACTCAGGATGAGACCGGTAGGCGCTACCCGGAGTTTTTCCGCATCAACTTTTCGCGCTGCATTTTCTGCGGCTTCTGCGAAGAAGCCTGCCCCACTTACGCCATCCAGCTCATCCCCGACTTCGAGATGGGCGAGTACAACCGTCAGAATCTGGTGTACGAGAAAAAGGACCTGCTCATCAACGGACAGGGCAAGTACCCCGGCTACAACTACTACCGCGTCGCCGGCATGGCCATCGGTGGCAAAGACAAAGGCGAAGCCGAGAACGAACGCGAGCCCATCGACATCAAAAGCTTAATCCCCTGA
- the nuoJ gene encoding NADH-quinone oxidoreductase subunit J, whose protein sequence is MELTFYVAAAVAVAATLLVITCYNLIHALLYLVVSFLAISVVFFTLGAPFMAALEIIIYAGAIVVLIIFVIMMLNLTYEDVQHEKQWLTPGVWVGPAILCLVLFGELIYIVTTDNTAASAVRAVDAKAVGLSLYGPYVLGVELSGMLLMAGIVGAYHLGRQKKKVIHRFLEQEAAA, encoded by the coding sequence ATGGAATTAACTTTCTACGTTGCGGCGGCCGTGGCAGTAGCGGCTACCCTGCTGGTAATTACCTGCTACAACCTGATCCACGCGCTGCTCTACCTGGTGGTGTCGTTTCTGGCGATCTCGGTGGTGTTTTTCACGCTCGGGGCGCCGTTTATGGCCGCCCTGGAAATCATCATTTACGCGGGCGCCATCGTGGTGCTGATCATCTTCGTGATCATGATGCTGAACCTCACTTACGAGGACGTGCAGCACGAAAAACAATGGCTAACGCCCGGCGTCTGGGTCGGGCCGGCGATTCTTTGCCTGGTGCTCTTTGGCGAGCTGATCTACATCGTAACCACCGACAACACAGCCGCTTCCGCCGTGCGGGCCGTCGATGCCAAAGCCGTGGGCCTGTCGCTGTACGGGCCCTACGTGCTGGGCGTCGAGCTGAGCGGCATGCTGCTGATGGCCGGCATTGTGGGCGCGTATCATCTGGGCCGGCAGAAGAAAAAAGTTATTCACCGCTTTTTGGAACAGGAGGCCGCCGCATGA
- the nuoK gene encoding NADH-quinone oxidoreductase subunit NuoK: MESGLLLAGILFMLGLISVLIRRNIIFMLISVEIMLNAAGLAFIVAGSHWAQPDGQVMFIFILTMAAAEVSVGLALILQIYHRLKTLDSDAANLMRG, from the coding sequence ATGGAATCCGGGTTGCTGCTGGCCGGCATCCTGTTTATGCTCGGGCTGATCAGCGTCCTGATTCGCCGCAACATCATCTTCATGCTCATCTCCGTGGAGATCATGCTCAACGCCGCGGGCCTGGCGTTTATCGTGGCCGGCTCGCATTGGGCCCAGCCCGATGGGCAGGTCATGTTCATCTTCATCCTGACCATGGCCGCTGCAGAAGTGTCTGTCGGACTGGCACTTATCCTCCAGATCTATCACCGCCTCAAAACCCTCGACAGCGATGCTGCCAATCTAATGAGAGGATAA
- the nuoL gene encoding NADH-quinone oxidoreductase subunit L: MAHYLWLILAFPFAGAIVLLLAGPRLSRAVAAVIGAGSIGLSAVAAIAVALEFSTARPNPTFYHQVLWNWFDVAGFSPSIALHLDALSLVFVLVITFVGFLIHLYSTEFMADDEDFSRFFACMNLFVGAMLVLVLADNLLLLYLGWEGVGLCSNLLIGFWYKNPANGYAARKAFIVTRVGDTAMMIGLFMLFQQFGTLHIQQIAEQAAQVWPVGSPVALTVALLLLGGAVGKSAQLPLQTWLPDAMAGPSPVSALIHAATMVTAGVYLITRMHVVFELAPVAQATVAVIGALTLLIAGCSALTQNDLKRVLAYSTISQIGYMFLALGLGAWSAGIFHFMIHAFFKALLFLGAGVVIQALHHEHDMTRMGGLRHKMPVVFWTFLIGSASLAALPLVTAGFYSKDQILWLSFAGERGSLGLYAAALVGAFITSVYTFRMVFITFFGESKTPIVHYPGSRMTLPLVVLAVLSLVGGFIELPHNLAQFTLFSNFLRPVLPDVVVKPNYDELEWIMQLVAAAVSLSGIYVAYVFYLKSPALVQSLERSGPAMALHRFWHAGWGFDALYDALLVRPYVFLANLNRRDVIDRFYTLLTDLAQSLHGLLAQTQNGVLRNYLTGIALGAAAILTLSILL, from the coding sequence ATGGCACACTACCTGTGGTTGATTCTCGCCTTCCCGTTCGCCGGCGCAATTGTGCTCCTCCTGGCCGGGCCGCGCCTGTCGCGGGCCGTCGCCGCTGTCATTGGCGCCGGCAGCATCGGGCTTTCGGCCGTGGCGGCGATTGCCGTGGCCCTGGAATTCAGCACGGCCCGGCCCAACCCGACCTTCTACCATCAGGTGCTCTGGAACTGGTTTGACGTGGCCGGCTTTAGTCCGTCCATTGCCCTTCATCTGGATGCACTTTCGCTGGTATTTGTGCTGGTTATCACCTTCGTGGGCTTTCTCATCCACCTCTACTCCACCGAGTTTATGGCTGATGATGAGGACTTTAGCCGCTTTTTCGCTTGCATGAACCTGTTTGTGGGCGCCATGCTGGTGTTGGTGCTCGCCGACAACCTGCTGCTGCTATACCTAGGCTGGGAAGGCGTGGGCCTGTGCAGCAACCTGCTCATCGGGTTCTGGTACAAAAACCCCGCAAACGGCTACGCGGCCCGCAAAGCCTTCATCGTCACGCGCGTCGGCGACACGGCCATGATGATCGGGCTGTTTATGCTGTTTCAGCAGTTCGGCACGCTGCACATTCAGCAAATCGCGGAGCAGGCCGCGCAGGTGTGGCCCGTGGGCTCGCCCGTGGCGCTGACGGTGGCGCTGTTGCTGCTGGGCGGCGCGGTGGGCAAATCGGCGCAGCTGCCGCTGCAAACGTGGCTGCCCGATGCCATGGCCGGTCCGTCGCCGGTGTCGGCGCTGATTCACGCGGCCACGATGGTCACGGCGGGCGTCTACCTGATTACGCGCATGCACGTTGTGTTTGAGCTGGCCCCGGTGGCACAGGCCACGGTGGCCGTTATCGGGGCGCTTACCCTGCTGATTGCCGGCTGTAGCGCCCTCACTCAGAACGACTTAAAGCGCGTGCTGGCTTACTCCACCATCAGCCAGATTGGGTACATGTTTCTGGCATTGGGCTTGGGGGCGTGGTCGGCAGGCATCTTCCATTTCATGATTCATGCCTTCTTCAAAGCGCTGCTGTTTCTGGGCGCCGGGGTCGTCATTCAGGCCCTGCACCACGAGCACGACATGACGCGCATGGGCGGACTGCGCCACAAGATGCCCGTCGTGTTCTGGACCTTCCTGATCGGTTCGGCGTCACTGGCCGCTTTGCCCTTGGTGACCGCAGGCTTCTACAGCAAAGACCAGATTTTGTGGCTGAGTTTCGCCGGCGAGCGCGGCAGCTTGGGTCTTTACGCAGCGGCGCTGGTGGGCGCGTTTATCACGTCGGTGTACACGTTTCGGATGGTGTTCATCACCTTTTTCGGCGAAAGCAAAACGCCCATCGTCCATTATCCCGGCTCCCGGATGACGCTGCCGCTGGTGGTGCTGGCCGTGCTTTCGCTGGTGGGCGGCTTTATCGAGCTGCCGCACAACCTGGCCCAGTTCACGCTGTTTTCCAACTTCTTGCGTCCGGTTTTGCCCGATGTTGTGGTCAAGCCCAACTACGATGAGCTGGAGTGGATTATGCAGCTGGTAGCGGCGGCGGTTTCGCTGAGCGGCATCTACGTGGCCTATGTATTCTACTTGAAAAGCCCAGCGCTGGTGCAAAGCCTGGAGCGCTCCGGTCCGGCGATGGCGCTGCACCGGTTCTGGCACGCGGGCTGGGGTTTTGATGCGCTCTACGATGCGCTGCTGGTGCGGCCCTACGTGTTTCTGGCCAACCTCAACCGCCGCGACGTCATCGATCGGTTCTACACCCTGCTCACCGACCTCGCCCAGTCGCTGCACGGACTACTGGCCCAGACGCAAAACGGCGTATTACGCAACTACTTAACAGGCATTGCGTTAGGCGCGGCGGCTATTCTCACCCTAAGTATTCTGCTATGA
- the nuoM gene encoding NADH-quinone oxidoreductase subunit M, with protein sequence MILVWLIVVLMVGGLLAWLSQRWSERLPRWIALAVVLIDFILTLWMWGDNLGMADANSPWLIRLERPWIPQFGVSLSFALDGLSLLMLLLTFFLGLLAVLISWREITSRVGFFHFNLLWVLAGITGVFLTMDLFLFYFFWEVMLIPMYFLIGIWGHANRNYAAYKFFLFTQASGLLMLLAILGLYFLHGNATGIYTFGYFGLLDTPMTIQAERLVMFGFLAAFLVKLPVVPFHSWLPDAHSEAPTAGSVILAGLLLKTGAYGLLRFVLPLFPIAAQEFAPWGMLLGVVGILYGAMLAYSQTDLKRLVAYTSVSHMGFVVLGVFAFNAWALQGVVMQMITHGLSTGALFIISGFLYQRLHTRDINRMGGFWAPAPRMGVIALVFVMASLGLPGLGNFIAEFLTLVGAWQANPTLTVLAACGLVLATAYSLWLMQRVFLGPVQPSILLPDLNPREMLIAVPLVLLILWLGLNPQPILNTAQPAINQQLKAYQAPPTAPQVAGQQATLPVASADSLALRKL encoded by the coding sequence ATGATACTGGTCTGGCTGATTGTGGTGTTGATGGTAGGAGGGCTGCTGGCATGGCTCTCACAGCGGTGGAGCGAGCGCCTGCCCCGCTGGATCGCCCTCGCGGTGGTCCTGATCGACTTTATCCTGACGCTCTGGATGTGGGGCGACAACCTGGGCATGGCGGATGCCAATTCGCCGTGGTTGATCCGGCTGGAGCGGCCCTGGATTCCGCAATTCGGTGTGAGTCTGAGCTTTGCCCTCGACGGTCTGAGCTTGCTGATGCTATTGCTTACCTTTTTCCTGGGGCTGCTGGCCGTACTGATTTCCTGGCGCGAAATCACGAGCCGGGTGGGCTTTTTCCACTTCAACCTGCTTTGGGTGCTGGCGGGCATCACCGGCGTGTTCCTCACCATGGACTTGTTTCTGTTTTACTTTTTCTGGGAGGTCATGCTGATCCCGATGTACTTCCTGATCGGCATTTGGGGGCACGCCAACCGCAACTACGCAGCCTATAAATTTTTCCTGTTTACACAGGCCAGCGGGCTGCTTATGTTGCTGGCTATCTTGGGTTTATACTTCCTGCACGGCAACGCAACGGGCATCTATACGTTCGGCTATTTCGGCCTTCTCGATACGCCCATGACCATTCAGGCCGAACGCTTGGTGATGTTCGGGTTTCTGGCTGCTTTCCTGGTGAAGCTGCCCGTGGTGCCGTTCCATTCGTGGCTCCCCGACGCCCACTCCGAAGCGCCCACGGCCGGCAGCGTGATTTTGGCGGGGCTGCTGCTGAAAACCGGGGCGTATGGGCTGCTGCGGTTTGTATTACCGCTGTTTCCGATTGCTGCCCAGGAGTTTGCGCCCTGGGGCATGCTGCTGGGTGTGGTGGGCATTCTGTACGGGGCCATGCTGGCCTACTCCCAAACCGACCTCAAGCGGCTGGTGGCCTACACCAGCGTCAGCCACATGGGGTTTGTGGTGCTGGGCGTGTTTGCGTTCAATGCGTGGGCGCTGCAAGGCGTTGTGATGCAGATGATTACGCACGGCCTGAGCACCGGCGCGCTGTTTATTATCTCGGGCTTTCTCTACCAACGCCTCCACACCCGCGACATCAACCGCATGGGCGGCTTCTGGGCGCCGGCCCCCCGCATGGGCGTTATTGCGCTGGTGTTCGTGATGGCTTCGCTGGGCTTGCCGGGCCTGGGCAACTTCATTGCGGAATTTCTGACGCTGGTTGGGGCGTGGCAGGCCAACCCCACCCTAACGGTGCTGGCCGCCTGCGGTCTGGTGCTGGCCACGGCCTATTCGCTGTGGCTGATGCAGCGGGTATTTCTGGGTCCGGTGCAGCCCAGCATCCTTCTACCCGACCTGAACCCGCGCGAAATGCTGATTGCCGTGCCCCTGGTGCTGCTGATTTTGTGGCTGGGCCTCAACCCGCAGCCCATCCTGAACACCGCCCAACCCGCTATCAATCAGCAGCTAAAGGCTTACCAGGCGCCGCCCACCGCCCCGCAAGTGGCGGGGCAGCAAGCCACACTGCCCGTTGCCTCCGCCGACTCCCTCGCCCTTCGCAAACTATAA
- a CDS encoding NADH-quinone oxidoreductase subunit N: protein MSQNDFFHLLPLLILTLATLVIMLIIAVRRNHRIIYGVTVLALAGAFASLFWLRSVTHYLIRPLFVIDGFALLYLGLILLTALVISVLSYTYFEQREERKEEYYILLILSTLGACVLVISQHFVGLFLGLEILSVSLYGLIAYLRTRERSDEAGVKYLILAAFSSAFLLFGMALVYASTGTMAFAGLAEFLANVPKLPVLLLTGLGMMIIGVGFKLGVVPFHMWTPDVYEGAPAPVTAFIATVSKGGMLGLLIRFFMQADGYRYPALVLIFTVIAIASMFAGNLLALRQQNVKRILAYSSIAHLGYLLVAFLAGDQLGVEAVTFYLAAYFITSVGAFGVIVVLSDSERDAELLSDYRGLLWRRPWIAAIFTAMLLSLAGIPLTAGFVGKFYVLAAGINSQLWLPVVILVVNSVIGLYYYIQIIAVMFQQPETETASEPQPILAHPVYLTSMGTMVGLALLLILLGVYPTGLVQIIRGTLGTSATISAHQKPRADKPPYYQKLAAESVKPK, encoded by the coding sequence ATGAGCCAGAACGATTTCTTCCATCTGCTGCCGCTGCTCATCCTGACTTTGGCCACGCTGGTGATCATGCTCATCATCGCCGTGCGGCGGAACCACCGGATTATTTACGGGGTGACGGTGCTGGCGCTGGCCGGTGCTTTCGCTTCGCTGTTCTGGCTCCGCTCGGTTACCCATTACCTCATCCGGCCGCTGTTCGTGATCGATGGCTTTGCCTTGCTGTACTTGGGGCTGATTTTGCTTACTGCGTTGGTAATCAGCGTGTTGTCCTATACTTACTTTGAGCAGCGGGAAGAGCGAAAAGAAGAGTATTATATCTTATTGATATTGAGCACGTTAGGCGCGTGCGTATTGGTGATTAGCCAACATTTTGTGGGCTTGTTCTTGGGGCTGGAAATTCTGAGCGTGTCGCTCTATGGCCTGATCGCTTACCTACGCACCCGCGAGCGCTCCGACGAAGCCGGCGTGAAGTACCTGATTCTGGCGGCGTTCTCCTCGGCGTTCCTGCTGTTCGGCATGGCGCTGGTGTACGCCAGCACCGGCACGATGGCGTTTGCGGGCCTTGCGGAGTTCTTGGCAAACGTGCCGAAACTGCCGGTTTTGCTGCTAACGGGCCTCGGCATGATGATTATTGGCGTTGGCTTTAAGCTGGGCGTTGTGCCGTTTCATATGTGGACGCCCGACGTGTACGAAGGGGCGCCCGCGCCGGTCACGGCGTTCATTGCCACCGTGTCGAAGGGCGGCATGCTGGGCCTGCTGATTCGGTTTTTTATGCAGGCCGACGGCTACCGTTACCCAGCTTTGGTGCTGATTTTCACCGTAATCGCCATTGCTTCCATGTTTGCCGGCAACCTGCTGGCTCTGCGTCAACAAAACGTCAAGCGCATTCTGGCTTACTCATCCATTGCGCACCTGGGCTACCTGCTGGTGGCCTTTCTGGCCGGCGACCAACTGGGCGTGGAAGCGGTCACGTTTTACCTGGCGGCTTACTTCATCACCAGCGTGGGCGCGTTCGGCGTCATTGTCGTTCTCTCTGATTCTGAGCGCGATGCGGAGCTGCTCTCCGACTACCGCGGCTTGCTCTGGCGTCGCCCCTGGATTGCGGCCATCTTTACGGCGATGCTGCTTTCGCTGGCTGGCATTCCGCTCACGGCGGGTTTTGTGGGCAAATTCTACGTGCTGGCGGCCGGCATCAACAGTCAGCTTTGGCTGCCAGTCGTAATCTTGGTCGTCAACAGCGTAATCGGCCTGTATTACTACATCCAGATCATCGCCGTCATGTTTCAGCAGCCCGAAACGGAAACCGCGAGTGAGCCGCAGCCCATCTTGGCCCACCCCGTTTACCTGACCAGCATGGGCACGATGGTAGGTCTGGCCCTGCTCCTGATTCTGCTTGGCGTGTACCCCACGGGCTTGGTGCAGATCATCAGAGGAACTTTGGGTACTTCTGCCACCATAAGTGCCCATCAAAAACCGCGCGCGGACAAACCGCCGTATTATCAAAAACTTGCCGCGGAGAGCGTTAAACCCAAGTAA